A window of Pseudomonas mucidolens contains these coding sequences:
- the parC gene encoding DNA topoisomerase IV subunit A: MSDILADSLDGVERRSLADFTESAYLNYSMYVIMDRALPHIGDGLKPVQRRIIYAMSELGLDADSKHKKSARTVGDVLGKFHPHGDSACYEAMVLMAQPFSYRYTLVDGQGNWGAPDDPKSFAAMRYTEARLSRYSEVLLSELGQGTANWGPNFDGTLEEPLVLPARLPNILLNGTTGIAVGMATDVPPHNLREVATACVRLLDEPKATVEQLCEHIQGPDYPTEAEIITPRADLLKMYETGKGSVRMRAVYHIEDGDIIVTALPHQVSGAKVLEQIAALMQAKPSKLPQVADLRDESDHENPCRIVIIPTNSRVDHEVLMQHLFASTDLESSYRVNVNIIGLDGKPQLKNLRALLVEWLEFRVQTVRRRLQFRLDKVERRLHLLDGLLIAYLNLDEVIHIIRTAEHPKAELIARFELSEIQADYILDTRLRQLARLEEMKLRDEQDALLKEQAKLQALLGSEAKLKKLVRSELIKDAETYGDDRRSPIVERAEAKALTETELLPNEKITVVLSEKGWVRSAKGHDIDATGLSYKAGDGFKTAAPGRSNQFAVFIDSTGRSYSVPAHTLPSARGQGEPLTGRLTPPPGANFECVLLPDDDSLYIIASDAGYGFVVKGEDLQAKNKAGKALLSLPNNAKVIPPRPVEDREGNWLASVTTEGRLLVFKISDLPQLGKGKGNKIIGIPGERVASREEYVTDIAVIPEGSTLVLQAGKRTLSLRPDDLEHYKGERGRRGNKLPRGFQRVDALLVETPA; encoded by the coding sequence ATGAGTGACATCCTCGCAGACAGCTTAGATGGCGTTGAGCGCCGATCGCTGGCTGACTTCACCGAAAGTGCCTACCTCAACTACTCCATGTACGTGATCATGGACCGGGCCTTGCCGCATATCGGCGACGGCCTGAAACCGGTACAGCGGCGCATTATCTACGCCATGAGTGAGTTGGGCCTGGACGCGGACTCCAAGCACAAGAAGTCGGCGCGGACCGTCGGTGATGTGCTCGGCAAGTTCCATCCCCATGGCGACTCGGCGTGCTATGAAGCCATGGTGCTGATGGCTCAGCCGTTCAGCTACCGCTACACCTTGGTTGACGGCCAGGGCAACTGGGGTGCGCCGGATGATCCCAAGTCCTTCGCCGCCATGCGTTACACCGAAGCACGGCTGTCGCGCTATTCAGAAGTGCTGCTCAGCGAATTGGGCCAGGGCACCGCGAACTGGGGGCCGAACTTCGACGGCACTCTCGAGGAACCGCTGGTATTGCCGGCACGTTTGCCGAATATCCTGCTCAATGGCACCACCGGCATCGCGGTCGGCATGGCCACTGACGTGCCGCCGCACAACTTGCGGGAAGTCGCCACCGCCTGCGTGCGCCTGCTGGACGAACCCAAGGCCACCGTTGAACAGCTGTGCGAGCATATCCAGGGCCCAGACTACCCGACCGAAGCGGAAATCATCACGCCGCGCGCCGACCTGTTGAAAATGTACGAGACCGGCAAGGGCTCGGTGCGCATGCGTGCCGTGTACCATATCGAAGACGGCGATATCATCGTCACCGCCTTGCCGCACCAGGTCTCCGGGGCCAAGGTACTGGAACAGATTGCCGCGCTGATGCAGGCCAAACCGTCGAAACTGCCGCAAGTGGCTGACCTGCGTGACGAATCCGATCACGAAAACCCATGCCGCATCGTGATCATCCCGACCAATAGTCGGGTCGACCACGAAGTGCTAATGCAGCATCTTTTCGCCAGCACCGATCTGGAGTCCAGCTATCGGGTCAACGTCAACATCATCGGCCTGGACGGCAAGCCGCAGCTCAAGAACCTGCGGGCGCTGTTGGTGGAATGGCTGGAGTTCCGGGTGCAGACGGTGCGTCGTCGCCTTCAGTTCCGCCTGGACAAGGTCGAGCGTCGCCTGCACCTGTTGGATGGCTTGCTGATCGCCTACCTCAACCTGGATGAAGTGATTCATATCATCCGTACCGCCGAGCATCCGAAAGCCGAATTGATCGCGCGTTTCGAGCTGAGCGAGATCCAGGCCGACTACATTCTCGACACGCGCTTGCGTCAATTGGCGCGCCTGGAAGAGATGAAGCTGCGCGACGAGCAGGATGCGTTGCTCAAGGAGCAAGCCAAGCTGCAAGCGCTGCTGGGCAGCGAAGCCAAGCTCAAGAAACTGGTACGCAGCGAGCTGATCAAGGACGCCGAAACCTATGGCGACGACCGCCGTTCGCCGATTGTCGAGCGTGCTGAAGCCAAGGCTCTGACAGAAACCGAGTTGCTGCCGAACGAGAAAATTACCGTCGTTTTGTCGGAAAAAGGTTGGGTTCGCTCCGCCAAAGGGCATGATATTGACGCCACCGGGTTGTCTTACAAGGCCGGCGACGGATTCAAGACCGCGGCGCCCGGGCGGTCCAACCAATTCGCGGTGTTTATTGACTCCACGGGGCGCAGTTATTCGGTGCCGGCTCATACCTTGCCATCGGCGCGTGGCCAAGGTGAGCCGCTGACGGGGCGCCTGACACCGCCGCCTGGAGCGAATTTTGAGTGTGTGCTGTTGCCCGATGATGACTCGCTGTACATCATCGCGTCCGACGCCGGTTACGGATTTGTGGTCAAGGGTGAAGACTTGCAAGCCAAGAACAAGGCGGGCAAGGCACTTCTGAGCCTGCCGAACAACGCCAAAGTGATCCCGCCGCGTCCGGTGGAGGATCGCGAAGGCAACTGGCTGGCATCGGTGACCACTGAAGGACGTCTGCTGGTCTTCAAGATCAGTGACCTGCCGCAGTTGGGCAAAGGCAAGGGCAACAAGATTATTGGTATTCCAGGGGAGCGGGTGGCCAGTCGCGAAGAGTACGTGACTGACATTGCGGTGATCCCGGAAGGCTCGACCCTGGTGCTGCAGGCCGGCAAACGTACGTTGTCGCTGCGCCCTGACGACCTTGAGCATTACAAGGGCGAACGTGGTCGACGCGGGAATAAATTGCCCCGTGGCTTCCAGCGAGTGGACGCATTATTGGTCGAAACGCCCGCTTAA
- the parE gene encoding DNA topoisomerase IV subunit B: MATPSASSYNADAIEVLSGLDPVRKRPGMYTDTSRPNHLAQEVIDNSVDEALAGHAKSVQVILHADHSLEVSDDGRGMPVDIHPEEGVPGVELILTKLHAGGKFSNKNYQFSGGLHGVGISVVNALSTLVRVKVKRDGNEYQMTFADGYKATDLEVIGTVGKRNTGTSVYFAPDPKYFDSAKFSISRLKHVLKAKAVLCPGLLVSFEDKGTGEKVEWHYEDGLRSYLEDSVSDFERLPNEPFCGSLAGNKEAVDWALLWLPEGGDSVQESYVNLIPTAQGGTHVNGLRQGLLDAMREFCEYRNLLPRGVKLAPEDVWERIAFVLSMKMQEAQFSGQTKERLSSREAAAFVSGVVKDAFSLWLNEHPELGLALAELAINNAGRRLKASKKVERKRITQGPALPGKLADCAGQDPMRSELFLVEGDSAGGSAKQARDKEFQAILPLRGKILNTWEVDGSEVLASQEVHNIAVAIGVDPGAADMSQLRYGKICILADADSDGLHIATLLCALFVQHFRPLVDAGHVYVAMPPLYRIDLGKEIYYALDEAERDGILDRLVAEKKRGKPQVTRFKGLGEMNPPQLRETTMDPNTRRLVQLTLEDFAATSEMMDMLLAKKRAGDRKSWLESKGNLAEVLG, encoded by the coding sequence ATGGCCACTCCCAGCGCTAGCTCTTATAACGCCGACGCCATCGAAGTCCTCTCGGGCCTCGACCCGGTGCGCAAACGCCCCGGCATGTACACCGACACCAGTCGGCCGAACCACCTTGCCCAGGAAGTCATCGACAACAGCGTCGACGAAGCCTTGGCCGGGCACGCCAAGTCGGTACAAGTCATCCTTCACGCCGACCATTCGCTGGAAGTGTCCGACGATGGCCGCGGCATGCCGGTGGACATTCACCCGGAAGAAGGCGTGCCGGGCGTCGAGCTGATCCTCACCAAACTGCACGCGGGCGGCAAGTTTTCCAACAAGAACTACCAATTCTCCGGCGGCTTGCACGGTGTCGGTATTTCAGTGGTCAACGCCTTGTCGACGCTGGTGCGGGTCAAGGTCAAGCGTGACGGCAACGAGTACCAGATGACCTTCGCCGATGGCTACAAAGCCACCGACCTGGAGGTGATCGGCACCGTCGGCAAACGCAATACCGGCACCAGCGTGTACTTTGCGCCGGACCCGAAATATTTTGACTCAGCAAAATTCTCCATCAGCCGCCTCAAGCACGTACTCAAGGCCAAGGCCGTATTGTGCCCCGGGTTGCTGGTCAGTTTTGAAGACAAAGGCACCGGCGAAAAGGTCGAGTGGCACTACGAAGACGGCCTGCGTTCCTACCTGGAAGACTCGGTCAGCGACTTCGAGCGCCTGCCCAACGAGCCGTTCTGCGGCAGTCTGGCGGGGAACAAGGAAGCGGTGGACTGGGCCTTGCTATGGTTGCCCGAAGGCGGCGACAGTGTTCAGGAAAGCTACGTCAACCTGATCCCGACCGCTCAGGGCGGTACCCACGTCAACGGTTTGCGCCAGGGCTTGCTGGATGCCATGCGCGAGTTCTGCGAATACCGCAACCTGTTGCCGCGTGGCGTGAAGCTGGCCCCGGAAGACGTCTGGGAACGGATCGCTTTCGTCCTGTCGATGAAGATGCAAGAGGCGCAATTCTCCGGGCAGACCAAGGAGCGTCTGTCGTCCCGCGAAGCCGCCGCATTTGTTTCCGGGGTGGTCAAGGACGCTTTCAGCCTGTGGCTCAACGAACACCCCGAGCTGGGCCTGGCTTTGGCGGAACTGGCGATCAACAACGCCGGACGTCGCCTCAAAGCCAGTAAAAAGGTCGAGCGCAAGCGCATTACCCAAGGCCCGGCGCTGCCGGGCAAGTTGGCCGATTGCGCCGGGCAGGACCCGATGCGCTCCGAACTGTTCCTGGTGGAAGGTGATTCCGCCGGTGGCTCCGCCAAGCAGGCGCGGGACAAGGAGTTCCAGGCGATCCTGCCGTTGCGGGGCAAAATCCTCAATACCTGGGAAGTCGATGGCAGCGAGGTGCTGGCCAGCCAGGAAGTGCACAACATCGCCGTGGCCATCGGCGTCGACCCGGGCGCGGCGGACATGAGTCAGTTGCGCTACGGCAAGATTTGCATCCTCGCCGACGCCGACTCCGACGGTCTGCACATCGCCACGTTGCTCTGCGCGCTGTTCGTCCAGCATTTCCGCCCGCTGGTGGATGCCGGTCACGTCTATGTGGCCATGCCGCCGCTGTACCGTATCGACCTGGGCAAGGAGATTTACTACGCCCTGGATGAAGCCGAGCGCGACGGCATTCTTGATCGCCTGGTGGCCGAGAAGAAGCGCGGCAAGCCTCAAGTCACCCGATTCAAAGGGCTGGGTGAGATGAATCCGCCGCAACTGCGGGAAACCACCATGGATCCGAACACTCGGCGCCTGGTGCAATTGACCCTGGAAGACTTCGCCGCCACTTCGGAAATGATGGACATGCTGCTGGCGAAGAAGCGCGCCGGTGATCGCAAGTCCTGGCTGGAATCCAAAGGCAACCTGGCCGAGGTGTTGGGCTGA
- a CDS encoding YqiA/YcfP family alpha/beta fold hydrolase: protein MSASILYIHGFNSAPASNKASLLVGVMDSLGLADQLQVPALHHHPRQAIAQLEQAISELGRPLLVGSSLGGYYATHLAERHGLKALLVNPAVSPHRMFDGYLGTQKNLYTDETWELTHDHITALVELEVAAPEDAQRYQVWLQTGDETLDYRLAEEYYRACALRIQAGGDHGFQGFGRQLPALLSFAGIGADQYQSFDFTAL, encoded by the coding sequence ATGTCCGCTTCGATCTTGTATATCCACGGCTTCAACAGTGCGCCGGCCTCCAACAAGGCCAGTCTGTTGGTTGGGGTGATGGACAGTCTTGGTCTGGCTGATCAATTGCAGGTGCCGGCGCTGCACCACCACCCGCGCCAGGCAATTGCCCAGCTGGAACAGGCGATCAGTGAGCTGGGTCGGCCTTTGCTGGTCGGCAGCTCACTCGGCGGCTACTATGCAACCCATCTTGCCGAACGCCATGGCCTCAAGGCCTTGCTGGTCAACCCGGCCGTCAGCCCGCATCGAATGTTCGACGGTTACCTGGGGACCCAGAAAAACCTCTACACCGATGAAACCTGGGAACTGACCCACGACCACATCACGGCCCTGGTCGAGTTGGAGGTTGCGGCACCCGAGGATGCCCAGCGGTATCAGGTATGGTTGCAGACCGGGGATGAAACACTGGATTATCGCCTCGCTGAAGAATATTACCGGGCCTGTGCCTTGCGCATCCAGGCCGGCGGCGACCATGGCTTTCAAGGCTTTGGTCGACAGTTGCCGGCGCTGTTGAGTTTTGCCGGCATTGGCGCAGATCAGTATCAATCCTTCGATTTCACAGCGCTGTAG
- a CDS encoding AhpA/YtjB family protein, with protein sequence MNRPTPVKTDNFFLLIFRALRHRRVPIALRIASHNVILVALALVIYACVMGLQFKQAMHEQADALGESLTTQTATSATELLVSNDILSLNVLLNNLTKNPLVAHAAIYSVDNRIMAEAGQRPKNGLLGDAEGLFQSNITFQDVKAGQLRISLDMQQFQQPMTISLQSMGILSAILLALSLALSLRLGRHISTPLMQLRIWLRDIDANTPATDRQDEIGDLARQLHTSFAPEPVIPEVEPEPEFDASDYDDEPEFEVRNLRDPSFDESAPVAGLKPVSRQVITADKDDLDDEDPFADLRDTSATTPLISPKPAAAQNTQSQHSAVLAVQLGAQDQLRRLPRARLTELLERYRDCLDQAASLYDSELHTLNDGSTLMLFHSEDSGDDYLTNAICCGELLRALGHALQIEVADSGITLQLQLGLTLGDDLHGISQIDLLLTETAQDALALSQHSRNLLLVERKISDDALIRQRARIRPIASPEGACCVERLMEPYPSMLERQLARMHETRAED encoded by the coding sequence GTGAACCGGCCCACGCCAGTAAAAACCGATAACTTCTTCCTGCTGATCTTCCGGGCACTGCGCCATCGCCGTGTACCGATCGCATTACGCATCGCCAGCCATAACGTGATCCTGGTCGCTCTGGCCCTGGTGATCTACGCCTGCGTGATGGGTTTGCAGTTCAAACAGGCCATGCACGAGCAAGCCGACGCCCTGGGCGAGAGCTTGACCACCCAGACCGCGACCTCGGCGACCGAGCTGTTGGTGTCCAACGATATCCTGAGCCTCAACGTGCTGCTCAACAACCTGACCAAGAACCCGCTGGTGGCCCACGCCGCCATCTACAGCGTGGACAACCGGATCATGGCCGAAGCCGGGCAGCGCCCGAAAAACGGCCTGCTGGGTGATGCCGAAGGTCTGTTCCAGAGCAATATCACGTTCCAGGATGTGAAAGCCGGTCAACTGCGTATTAGCCTGGACATGCAACAGTTCCAGCAGCCGATGACCATCAGCCTGCAAAGCATGGGCATCTTGAGCGCGATCCTGCTGGCATTGTCGCTGGCGTTGAGTTTGCGCCTGGGACGACACATCTCCACACCCCTGATGCAACTGCGCATCTGGCTGCGGGATATTGATGCCAACACGCCGGCCACAGACCGCCAGGATGAGATCGGCGACCTGGCCCGCCAGTTGCACACAAGCTTCGCGCCGGAACCGGTGATTCCCGAAGTCGAACCCGAGCCGGAGTTCGACGCCAGCGATTACGATGACGAGCCAGAGTTTGAAGTGCGCAACCTGCGCGACCCGAGCTTCGATGAAAGTGCGCCCGTAGCCGGTCTCAAGCCAGTATCGCGCCAAGTGATCACGGCCGACAAAGACGATCTGGACGACGAAGATCCGTTCGCCGACCTGCGTGATACCTCGGCCACCACCCCGCTCATCAGTCCCAAACCGGCCGCCGCGCAAAACACCCAGTCTCAGCACAGCGCAGTATTGGCCGTGCAATTGGGTGCACAGGATCAACTGCGTCGCTTGCCCCGCGCGCGCCTGACCGAGTTGCTGGAGCGCTATCGTGATTGCCTCGATCAGGCAGCGTCGCTGTATGACAGCGAACTGCATACCCTGAATGACGGCAGCACCCTGATGCTGTTCCACAGCGAAGACAGTGGCGACGATTACCTGACCAACGCCATCTGCTGCGGCGAGTTGCTGCGGGCATTGGGTCATGCCCTGCAAATCGAAGTGGCCGACAGCGGTATCACCCTGCAACTGCAGTTGGGGCTGACCCTGGGTGACGATCTGCACGGCATCAGCCAGATCGATCTATTACTGACCGAAACCGCCCAGGATGCGCTGGCCTTGTCGCAACACAGTCGCAACCTGCTGCTGGTGGAGCGCAAGATCAGCGACGATGCCTTGATTCGCCAACGTGCGCGAATCCGCCCGATTGCCAGCCCTGAGGGTGCTTGCTGCGTAGAGCGGTTGATGGAGCCTTATCCATCGATGCTGGAACGGCAACTGGCGCGGATGCATGAGACCCGGGCCGAGGATTAA
- a CDS encoding TIGR02281 family clan AA aspartic protease, producing the protein MSKPPPGKRAGRILMFVAWGAGLFLATRFFGQWEARQENPNAVVTSQQHAGYIEVKLVGNGQGHFVASGQINGQSVEFMLDTGATDVAVPAELAERLGLTRGLPVTLSTANGRSQGYRTHLDRLQLGDIVLQDVRALVAPGLGGEQVLLGMSALKQLEFTQRGGILLLRQTRQ; encoded by the coding sequence ATGAGCAAGCCGCCGCCCGGCAAGCGCGCCGGTCGTATATTGATGTTTGTGGCCTGGGGCGCCGGACTGTTTTTGGCCACGCGTTTTTTTGGACAGTGGGAAGCGCGTCAGGAAAACCCCAACGCGGTGGTCACCTCGCAGCAACACGCGGGTTATATCGAAGTGAAACTGGTCGGCAACGGCCAGGGGCATTTCGTTGCCAGCGGCCAGATCAACGGCCAGTCGGTGGAGTTCATGCTCGATACCGGCGCCACCGATGTGGCGGTGCCGGCCGAGCTTGCCGAGCGCCTGGGGCTCACGCGTGGCTTACCAGTGACCTTGAGCACGGCTAACGGGCGTAGCCAGGGCTATCGCACGCACCTCGACCGCCTGCAGTTGGGCGATATTGTCCTGCAGGACGTGCGCGCCCTGGTGGCGCCGGGATTGGGTGGCGAGCAAGTACTATTGGGCATGAGCGCTTTGAAACAACTTGAATTTACCCAGCGTGGCGGCATCTTGCTGCTGCGCCAGACCAGACAATGA
- a CDS encoding esterase-like activity of phytase family protein, translating into MRSGFALAILLSSAGMTTQVSAAPVVELKLLAEHPVEGMRGGNLSGLAVCGGELWTVSDRDDEQIYRLDTRAETWLAETVRIKVPPVPESGLPWGLRARTAAASLIRGGDLDFEGISCDAAGNRYIVSEAHAAVLQVPVNGEPAWLKIAPGVVREARASGLLLEFNALFEGLAVNPEGNQIWLAAERQRRGLISIKRPQSLWDCDGACVLLSEAGVHMQPAQFPGAKAVPKDFADLALFNGKLFTLERNAYQICRRDSVTAKVELCWSFAEDALTPNRRYAQSYGLAEALVIDEDGAWIGLDNNIGARADGDKRPVVYRFAAPADGWSAQP; encoded by the coding sequence ATGCGCAGCGGTTTCGCCCTGGCGATACTGTTGTCGAGCGCGGGGATGACCACTCAAGTGAGTGCCGCCCCGGTGGTCGAGCTCAAGCTGCTAGCTGAACACCCGGTCGAAGGCATGCGTGGCGGCAATCTGTCGGGGCTGGCCGTGTGCGGCGGTGAGCTGTGGACGGTGTCTGACCGCGATGACGAGCAGATTTACCGGCTTGATACGCGCGCAGAGACCTGGTTGGCCGAAACGGTGAGGATCAAGGTACCGCCAGTGCCTGAGTCCGGGCTGCCCTGGGGGTTGCGCGCACGCACGGCCGCGGCGTCGCTGATTCGCGGTGGCGACCTCGATTTTGAAGGTATCAGCTGTGATGCCGCGGGCAATCGCTACATCGTCAGCGAAGCCCATGCGGCGGTATTGCAGGTACCGGTGAACGGGGAGCCGGCGTGGCTGAAAATCGCCCCCGGCGTGGTGCGTGAGGCGCGGGCCAGCGGCCTGCTGCTGGAGTTCAATGCCTTATTCGAAGGCCTGGCGGTGAACCCCGAGGGCAATCAGATCTGGCTGGCGGCCGAGCGTCAGCGGCGTGGGCTGATTTCCATCAAGCGCCCGCAGAGTCTGTGGGATTGTGACGGTGCCTGCGTGTTGCTGAGCGAAGCGGGCGTGCACATGCAGCCGGCGCAGTTTCCGGGAGCCAAGGCGGTGCCCAAGGACTTCGCCGACCTGGCGTTGTTCAACGGTAAGCTGTTTACCCTTGAACGCAACGCGTACCAGATCTGCCGGCGCGACAGCGTGACGGCCAAGGTCGAGTTGTGTTGGTCGTTTGCCGAGGACGCCCTGACGCCGAACCGGCGTTACGCCCAGAGCTACGGCCTGGCGGAAGCCTTGGTGATTGATGAGGACGGTGCCTGGATCGGCCTCGACAATAATATCGGCGCCCGCGCCGATGGTGACAAACGGCCGGTGGTCTATCGTTTCGCCGCTCCGGCCGATGGTTGGAGCGCCCAGCCATGA
- a CDS encoding membrane integrity-associated transporter subunit PqiC encodes MTAPRLPLFLMLAGLLGLAGCSTHQPVSLYQLDSGSPAQPSQSAGMAVLLGPVVVADYLQRETLLQRQNDGSLQGATDGRWAGSLSSDINQLMLRQVAGHLDSQRVVLAPAPSSFAQDVQVLLTITRLDSGSTQPAILDAQWRLIDRRGQVRDNRIVHLQEEHGGSTASQVQAQGVLLQRLAEQLSVALKPLANQSAIVEAPRKQPKAPAKPAAPEKPKIPMASPIRTDLEVFRF; translated from the coding sequence ATGACTGCTCCACGCCTTCCTTTATTCTTGATGCTCGCTGGCCTTTTGGGGTTGGCGGGTTGCAGCACCCACCAGCCGGTGTCGCTGTATCAGTTGGACAGCGGAAGTCCGGCTCAGCCGTCACAAAGTGCCGGCATGGCAGTATTGCTCGGCCCGGTTGTGGTGGCTGACTACCTGCAGCGCGAAACCCTGCTGCAACGTCAGAACGACGGCAGCCTGCAAGGCGCTACTGACGGTCGTTGGGCCGGTAGTCTGTCTTCGGACATCAATCAGCTGATGTTGCGTCAAGTGGCCGGTCACCTGGATAGTCAGCGCGTGGTGTTAGCGCCGGCGCCGAGCAGCTTCGCCCAGGACGTACAGGTGTTGCTGACCATCACTCGCCTGGATTCCGGTTCTACGCAACCGGCCATCCTTGATGCGCAGTGGCGCCTGATTGATCGTCGTGGCCAGGTGCGTGACAACCGCATCGTGCATTTGCAGGAAGAGCACGGCGGCAGCACAGCTTCTCAGGTTCAGGCCCAGGGCGTGTTGTTGCAGCGTCTGGCGGAACAGTTGTCGGTGGCGCTCAAACCGTTGGCCAACCAGTCTGCGATCGTCGAAGCACCCCGCAAGCAGCCTAAGGCGCCAGCCAAGCCCGCAGCCCCGGAAAAGCCGAAAATCCCAATGGCTTCGCCTATCCGTACGGATCTGGAAGTGTTCAGGTTCTGA
- the cpdA gene encoding 3',5'-cyclic-AMP phosphodiesterase, giving the protein MPSVSISNPDAAVLLVQLSDSHLFAEPGARLLGMNTRDSLQRVIDLVRARQPRIDLLLATGDLSQDGTLQSYQLFRDMTRQILAPARWIPGNHDELRIMAEATTGSTLLQPVVDVGNWRVTLLDSAVPGSVPGYLADSQLQLLAQSLSEAPTRHHLVCFHHHPVSIDCAWMEPIGLRNPEALFAVLERFPQVKALLWGHVHQEIDRERNGVRLLASPSTCIQFAPGSEDFKVSEEAPGYRWLRLHPDGRLDTGVERVAGFAFQVDYGSNGY; this is encoded by the coding sequence TTGCCGAGTGTATCTATCTCGAACCCCGATGCTGCGGTGCTGCTGGTGCAACTGTCTGACAGCCACCTGTTTGCCGAGCCCGGCGCCCGGCTGTTGGGCATGAATACCCGCGACAGCCTGCAGCGGGTGATTGATCTTGTGCGGGCGCGACAGCCACGGATTGACCTACTGTTGGCCACCGGGGATTTGTCCCAGGATGGCACGCTGCAGTCATACCAGTTGTTTCGCGATATGACCCGCCAGATACTGGCACCGGCCCGCTGGATTCCGGGGAATCACGATGAGCTGCGGATCATGGCCGAGGCCACCACGGGCAGCACACTGCTGCAACCCGTGGTGGATGTGGGCAACTGGCGCGTTACCTTGCTGGATTCCGCCGTGCCGGGCTCGGTGCCGGGCTATCTGGCAGACTCGCAATTACAGTTGCTGGCGCAATCTCTGAGCGAAGCGCCGACTCGCCATCATCTGGTGTGTTTCCACCATCACCCGGTGTCCATCGATTGTGCCTGGATGGAGCCCATCGGCTTGCGCAATCCCGAAGCGCTGTTTGCCGTGCTTGAGCGTTTTCCACAGGTCAAGGCGCTGCTTTGGGGGCATGTCCATCAAGAGATCGACCGTGAGCGCAATGGCGTACGGTTGCTGGCGTCCCCCTCGACCTGTATTCAATTCGCCCCCGGCAGTGAGGATTTCAAGGTGAGCGAAGAGGCGCCCGGCTATCGCTGGTTGCGACTGCATCCGGATGGGCGACTGGATACGGGAGTAGAGCGGGTCGCAGGCTTCGCGTTTCAGGTGGACTACGGCAGCAACGGCTACTGA